In one Myxocyprinus asiaticus isolate MX2 ecotype Aquarium Trade chromosome 1, UBuf_Myxa_2, whole genome shotgun sequence genomic region, the following are encoded:
- the LOC127418298 gene encoding uncharacterized protein LOC127418298 isoform X2 gives MKTHSICVLMQFNSHYNHRRWIVPLTWTPTWPLAWWPSVTSPLLWDVNLLLELHEDAECVVIRPLIPSWFLEARVMMGGRFLALSEGVRLTVSRRAGGEIRNVDLIEDGREIFNLFISTGKRMKMRIAQRSPSDPLECSVEHRVISTCPARWRLNGHSFKSDVTSLCHEVAPESSDELHLYSANKIVGSKSRKHFRGISTPDDVMV, from the exons atgaaaacACATTCTATCTGTGTCCtgatgcaattcaa tagtcACTACAACCATAGGCGATGGATCGTACCCCTTACGTGGACACCCACTTGGCCACTAGCTTGGTGGCCATCTGTCACTTCGCCATTACTTTGGG acgtaaacctcttacttgaattgcatgaggatgcagaatgtgtggtcatccgtcctttaattccgtcctggttccttgaggctcgggtgatgatgggaggccgtttcctcgctctgtcagagGGCGTACGCCTGACtgtttctcggcgggctggcggagaaatcagaaatgtcgacttgattgaagatggaagagaaatctttaatctcttcatttctacaggcaaacggatgaagatgcggattgctcagcggtctccttcggatccgttagagtgttcggttgaacacagagtaatctcaacttgtccggcgagatggagattgaatggccacagtttcaagtcggacgttacttccttgtgccacgaggttgcacctgagagcagcgatgagctacatcTATATTCGGCGAACAAAATtgttggaagcaaatcccggaagcatttcagaggtatttctactcctgatgatgtcatggtttga
- the LOC127418298 gene encoding uncharacterized protein LOC127418298 isoform X3, producing the protein MKTHSICVLMQFNHYNHRRWIVPLTWTPTWPLAWWPSVTSPLLWDVNLLLELHEDAECVVIRPLIPSWFLEARVMMGGRFLALSEGVRLTVSRRAGGEIRNVDLIEDGREIFNLFISTGKRMKMRIAQRSPSDPLECSVEHRVISTCPARWRLNGHSFKSDVTSLCHEVAPESSDELHLYSANKIVGSKSRKHFRGISTPDDVMV; encoded by the exons atgaaaacACATTCTATCTGTGTCCtgatgcaattcaa tcACTACAACCATAGGCGATGGATCGTACCCCTTACGTGGACACCCACTTGGCCACTAGCTTGGTGGCCATCTGTCACTTCGCCATTACTTTGGG acgtaaacctcttacttgaattgcatgaggatgcagaatgtgtggtcatccgtcctttaattccgtcctggttccttgaggctcgggtgatgatgggaggccgtttcctcgctctgtcagagGGCGTACGCCTGACtgtttctcggcgggctggcggagaaatcagaaatgtcgacttgattgaagatggaagagaaatctttaatctcttcatttctacaggcaaacggatgaagatgcggattgctcagcggtctccttcggatccgttagagtgttcggttgaacacagagtaatctcaacttgtccggcgagatggagattgaatggccacagtttcaagtcggacgttacttccttgtgccacgaggttgcacctgagagcagcgatgagctacatcTATATTCGGCGAACAAAATtgttggaagcaaatcccggaagcatttcagaggtatttctactcctgatgatgtcatggtttga
- the LOC127418298 gene encoding uncharacterized protein LOC127418298 isoform X1, with product MDRTPYVDTHLATSLVAICHFAITLGLLSGCIAEWEELVGDSIGRLVSRCPMSMPADVTQMSCCGDSTADVNLLLELHEDAECVVIRPLIPSWFLEARVMMGGRFLALSEGVRLTVSRRAGGEIRNVDLIEDGREIFNLFISTGKRMKMRIAQRSPSDPLECSVEHRVISTCPARWRLNGHSFKSDVTSLCHEVAPESSDELHLYSANKIVGSKSRKHFRGISTPDDVMV from the exons ATGGATCGTACCCCTTACGTGGACACCCACTTGGCCACTAGCTTGGTGGCCATCTGTCACTTCGCCATTACTTTGGG gcttctcagtgggtgcatcgcTGAGTGGGAAGAACTTGTTGGAGACTCTATCGGGAGATTGGTGTCACGTTGCCCTATGAGTATGCCGGCAGACGTCACCCAAATGTCCTGCTGTGGGGACTCTACCGCTG acgtaaacctcttacttgaattgcatgaggatgcagaatgtgtggtcatccgtcctttaattccgtcctggttccttgaggctcgggtgatgatgggaggccgtttcctcgctctgtcagagGGCGTACGCCTGACtgtttctcggcgggctggcggagaaatcagaaatgtcgacttgattgaagatggaagagaaatctttaatctcttcatttctacaggcaaacggatgaagatgcggattgctcagcggtctccttcggatccgttagagtgttcggttgaacacagagtaatctcaacttgtccggcgagatggagattgaatggccacagtttcaagtcggacgttacttccttgtgccacgaggttgcacctgagagcagcgatgagctacatcTATATTCGGCGAACAAAATtgttggaagcaaatcccggaagcatttcagaggtatttctactcctgatgatgtcatggtttga